The genomic stretch GGTGCTTTAGTAAGAATAGAGGGATTAAGAGGGTTTATACCAGGTTCTCATATCAGTACGCGTCAAGCCAAAGAAGATTTAGTAGGGCAAGAACTACCTCTGAAATTTTTAGAAGTAGACGAAGAAAGAAATCGTCTAGTATTGAGTCACCGTCGCGCTTTGGTTGAGAAGAAAATGAACCGTCTAGAAGTAGGCGAAGTGGTAATCGGAACAGTACGAGGAATCAAGCCATACGGTGCTTTCATTGACATTGGTGGAGTTAGCGGCTTGTTGCATATATCCGAAATATCTCACGAACACATAGAAACACCTCACACAGTGTTTAACGTCAATGATGAATTAAAAGTAATGATCATCGATCTAGACGCAGAAAGAGGCAGAATTTCTCTCTCTACCAAGCAATTAGAGCCAGAACCAGGGGATATGCTCAAAGATAAAAATATAGTCTTTGATAAAGCCGAAGAAATGGCTGAAAAATACCGTCAGAAATTACTAGCAGGAAACACAGAAGATGGCGCAGTCTTAGAA from Gloeocapsa sp. PCC 73106 encodes the following:
- a CDS encoding 30S ribosomal protein S1 — encoded protein: MVNQQTNTNKSINFTHEDFAALLDKYDYHFSPGDIVPGTVFTMEQKGALIDIGAKTAAFIPIQEMSINRVDDPLEVLQAEETREFFILSDENEDGQLTLSLRRIEYMRAWERVRQLQTEDATVRSLVFATNRGGALVRIEGLRGFIPGSHISTRQAKEDLVGQELPLKFLEVDEERNRLVLSHRRALVEKKMNRLEVGEVVIGTVRGIKPYGAFIDIGGVSGLLHISEISHEHIETPHTVFNVNDELKVMIIDLDAERGRISLSTKQLEPEPGDMLKDKNIVFDKAEEMAEKYRQKLLAGNTEDGAVLETEMIPSAIEEEIIPEATEEVGVETETETEAEIEAE